The Triticum aestivum cultivar Chinese Spring chromosome 7B, IWGSC CS RefSeq v2.1, whole genome shotgun sequence genome window below encodes:
- the LOC123157903 gene encoding defensin Tm-AMP-D1.2 encodes MASPPRMAAAPAILLLFLLLLVATEMGTTKTAEARTCESQSHKFKGACFSDTNCASVCRTENFPRGQCNTHHVERKCYCERDC; translated from the exons ATGGCGTCCCCTCCCCGCATGGCCGCCGCGCCcgccatcctcctcctcttcctgctCCTACTCGTCGCCACAG AGATGGGGACGACGAAGACGGCGGAGGCCCGGACGTGCGAGTCGCAGAGCCACAAGTTCAAGGGCGCCTGCTTCAGCGACACCAACTGCGCCAGCGTGTGCCGCACCGAGAACTTCCCCCGCGGCCAGTGCAACACGCACCACGTCGAGCGCAAGTGCTACTGCGAGCGGGACTGCTGA